From a region of the Rhinopithecus roxellana isolate Shanxi Qingling chromosome 8, ASM756505v1, whole genome shotgun sequence genome:
- the ABHD8 gene encoding protein ABHD8 produces MLTGVTDGIFCCLLGTPPNAVGPLESVESSDGYTFVEVKPGRVLRVKHAGPAPAAAPPPPLSASSDAAQGDLSGLVRCQRRITVYRNGRLLVENLGRAPRADLLHGQNGSGEPPAALEVELADPAGSDGRLAPSSGSGSGSGSGGRRRRARRPKRTIHIDCEKRITSCKGAQADVVLFFIHGVGGSLAIWKEQLDFFVRLGYEVVAPDLAGHGASSAPQVAAAYTFYALAEDMRAIFKRYAKKRNVLIGHSYGVSFCTFLAHEYPDLVHKVIMINGGGPTALEPSFCSIFNMPTCVLHCLSPCLAWSFLKAGFARQGAKEKQLLKEGNAFNVSSFVLRAMMSGQYWPEGDEVYHAELTVPVLLVHGMHDKFVPVEEDQRMAEILLLAFLKLIDEGSHMVMLECPETVNTLLHEFLLWEPEPSPKALPEPLPAPPEDKK; encoded by the exons ATGCTGACCGGGGTGACCGACGGTATCTTCTGTTGCCTGCTGGGCACGCCCCCCAACGCCGTAGGGCCACTGGAGAGCGTCGAGTCCAGCGATGGCTACACCTTTGTAGAGGTCAAGCCCGGCCGCGTGCTGCGAGTGAAGCATGCAGGACCCGCCCCGGCCGCTGCCCCACCTCCGCCATTATCCGCATCCTCGGATGCAGCCCAGGGGGACCTTTCTGGCTTGGTCCGCTGTCAGCGCCGGATCACCGTGTACCGCAATGGGCGGTTGCTGGTGGAAAACCTGGGCCGAGCCCCTCGAGCCGACCTCCTGCACGGGCAGAATGGCTCTGGGGAGCCGCCAGccgccctggaggtggagctggccGATCCAGCGGGCAGCGATGGCCGCTTGGCTCCCagcagcggcagcggcagcggcagtggcagtggtgggcGGCGGCGGCGAGCCCGGCGCCCCAAGAGGACCATCCATATTGACTGTGAGAAGCGCATCACTAGCTGCAAAGGCGCCCAGGCCGACGTGGTGCTGTTTTTCATCCATGGTGTCGGCGGTTCCCTGGCCATCTGGAAGGAGCAACTGGACTTCTTTGTGCGCCTAGGCTATGAGGTGGTGGCTCCTGACCTGGCCGGCCACGGTGCCAGCTCTGCGCCCCAGGTGGCCGCAGCCTACACCTTCTATGCGCTGGCTGAGGACATGAGAGCGATCTTCAAGCGCTATGCCAAGAAGCGAAACGTGCTCATCGGTCATTCCTACGG TGTCTCTTTCTGCACATTCCTGGCACATGAGTACCCAGACCTAGTGCACAAGGTCATCATGATCAATGGCGGGGGCCCTACGGCGCTGGAGCCCAGCTTCTGCTCAATCTTCAACATGCCCACCTGCGTCCTGCACTGCTTGTCGCCCTGCCTGGCCTGGAGCTTTCTCAA GGCCGGCTTCGCCCGCCAAGGAGCCAAGGAGAAGCAGCTGTTAAAGGAGGGTAACGCTTTCAACGTGTCATCCTTCGTGCTCCGGGCCATGATGAGTGGCCAGTACTGGCCAGAGGGCGACGAGGTCTACCACGCCGAGCTCACCGTGCCGGTCCTGCTTGTCCACGGCATGCACGATAAGTTTGTGCCCGTAGAGGAAGACCAGCGGATGGCCGAG ATCCTGCTCCTGGCATTCCTGAAGCTCATCGACGAGGGCAGCCACATGGTGATGCTGGAATGCCCCGAGACGGTCAACACGCTGCTCCACGAATTCCTGCTCTGGGAGCCCGAGCCTTCGCCCAAGGCTCTGCCCGAGCCACTGCCGGCGCCTCCAGAAGACAAGAAGTAA
- the MRPL34 gene encoding 39S ribosomal protein L34, mitochondrial, translating into MALLAGSLLGPTRRSAALLGGRWLQPRAWLGFPDAWGLPTPQQARGKTRGNEYQPSNIKRKNKHGWVRRLSTPAGVQVILRRMLKGRKSLSH; encoded by the exons ATGGCTCTCTTGGCTGGATCCCTGTTGGGCCCCACGCGTAGGTCGGCAGCGTTGCTGGGTGGCAG GTGGCTCCAGCCCCGGGCCTGGCTGGGGTTCCCGGACGCCTGGGGCCTCCCCACCCCGCAGCAGGCCCGGGGCAAGACTCGCGGAAACGAGTATCAGCCGAGCAACATCAAACGGAAGAACAAGCACGGCTGGGTCCGGCGCCTGAGCACGCCGGCCGGCGTCCAGGTCATCCTTCGCCGAATGCTCAAGGGCCGCAAGTCGCTGAGCCATTGA